The Deltaproteobacteria bacterium nucleotide sequence AGCCTGCGGCCGTCGGGCGAGAAGGCCGCGCAGATCGGCGGCCCGTCGTGGCCGCGAAGCGAGGCGACGCGAACGCCGTCCGCGATCCGGTACACGCGGGTCCAGCCGTCGTCGGCGGGAACGGCGACCAGCCGCTCGTCGGGCGAGACCTCCGCGCCGCCCGCGCCGTGCGTGGGCGCGACCGCGAGCGCGCGCGCGGTTCCGTCGGCGCCCCACACCAACGGCGCGCCGTCGAACGAGCCGGTGACCCAGCCGCGGCCGGCGCCGATCTCCGTGATGGTGCGGGTCCACATCCACGCGTTCGAGACCTCGCGGAGCCGCGCGCCGGAGCTCGCGTCGAACTCGCGCAGGCGGTGGTCGTAGCTCGCGGTGCAGATGCGGCGACCGTCGCGGCTCCAGCCCACCGCCTTCACCGGCCCGCCATGGTCGGCCAGCACGCGCACGAGCCGGCCGTCGGGAATCGAGAAGATCCGCGCGCGTCCGTCCATCGACGAGACGACGAGCTGGCGCCCGTCGGGCGAGAACGGCGCGTGATCGCACCAGTCCTGCGCGCCCTCGAGAATCGCGAGCTGCGCTCCGGTCCGCGCGTCCCAGAGCCGGGCGGTTCCGTCGTCGGAGGCGGTCGAGACGAGCGCGCCGTCCGGGCTCCAGTGCACGCCGTTCACGTCGTCGGCGTGTCCCGCGAGCACGTGGAGGCAGATGCCGCTGTCCAGATCCCAGATGCGCGCGGTGTCGTCGAAGCTCGCGGTGGCGAGCCGCCGTCCGTCCGGCGAGAACGCGACGCAGTTCACGTCGTCGGTGTGGCCGCGCAGCGCGCGAAGCGTCCGGCCCGTGTCGACCTCGCGCACGTAGGCGGCGTGGTCGCACTCGCCGCTCGCGATCCTGCGCCCGTCGGGCGAGAAGTCGATCCCGTTCACCAGGCTCGTCGCCTCGATCCGGCGGACCATGCGCCCGGTCCTCGAGTCCCAGATGCGGATCGTCGCGTCGTAGCTTCCCGACGCGATGAAACGCGCGTCGCGCGACGCCGTCGTGCAGCTGATCGGCGCGATGTGCGCGTCGGACTCCGACGCTCGCGAGGACTCGCTCATGAATTCTCCCGGGGGCCGGTCGCGGGCGAGGCCGCGCGCATCTGCTCGTGCGGGATCAGCACCTCGCTGGTCCCGCGATCCACGTCCCACACGCGGCAGGTGCCGTCGCGGCTGCCGCTAAAGAGCCGCCCGTCGGGCGCCCAGTCGATGCTCGAGATCTGACGCGTGTGCCCGAGCAGGCTTCCGATCAGCTCGCCGCCGAGCACGTCGTAGACGCGGATCGTGGTGTCGAAGGAGCAGGACGCGATGCGCTTTCCGTCGCGCGAGAAGCGCGCGTCCCAGACGCTCAAGCCGTGGCCTTCGAGCACGCGCAGGCAGCGGCCCTCGCGGTCCCAGATTCGCGTCGTGCGATCGCGCGAGCTCGAGGCGAGCAGCGTTCCGTCGGGCGACCAGCTGGTGGAGAAGAGCAGATCGGTGTGGCCGCGGCACTCGACGCGCCGATCGCCGCCCGGCGCGTGCAGACTCACCGTGGCGTCGCGCGATGCGGACGCGATCCACTCGCCGTCCGGGGACCAGGCCACGCAGTAGACCGGCTCGGGGTGGTCGCTGAAACCGGAGAGGCGCGCGCCGCTCGACGCGTCCAGGATCTCGACGTCGCCGTCCTCGAGGCCGATGGCCAGACGCGAGCCGTCCGGCGACCAGCTCACCGCGTAGACGCCGACCGGGCGCTGGAAGCGCGTCGGGATCGGAGCGAGCGCGCCCCGGGGTGTGGTCCAGACCGCGACGCCGCCGTCGAGCGACGTGCTGGCCAGGCGCTGGCCGTCCGGCGACCACTCCATTCCCTTCACCGCCTTCGGGTGCACGTCCTCGAGCACGGCGATCGGCGCGCCAGACGCGTCGGTCACGCGAAGCGAGCGGTCCGCGCCGGCGATCGCGACGCGCTGGCCTCCGGGCGCGACCCGCACGCGCGACACCGAACGGTTTCGCCCGGGCAGGCTCCGCTCGAGCGCGCGCCTCTCGAAGTCGTAGATGCGCACGCGCGCGTCGATCGAGGTCGTGGCCAGGCGCCGGCCGTCCGGCGACCACGAGACCCACTCGATCTCGTCGGTGTGCCCGCCGAGGCTCGCGATTCGCTCGCCCGTCGCCAGATCCCAGACGCGCAGATCGCGGTCGTGTCCGGCGCTCGCGATCCGCAGCCCGTCGGGGGAGACGCTCGCCGCGTCGATGT carries:
- a CDS encoding WD40 repeat domain-containing protein; this translates as MSESSRASESDAHIAPISCTTASRDARFIASGSYDATIRIWDSRTGRMVRRIEATSLVNGIDFSPDGRRIASGECDHAAYVREVDTGRTLRALRGHTDDVNCVAFSPDGRRLATASFDDTARIWDLDSGICLHVLAGHADDVNGVHWSPDGALVSTASDDGTARLWDARTGAQLAILEGAQDWCDHAPFSPDGRQLVVSSMDGRARIFSIPDGRLVRVLADHGGPVKAVGWSRDGRRICTASYDHRLREFDASSGARLREVSNAWMWTRTITEIGAGRGWVTGSFDGAPLVWGADGTARALAVAPTHGAGGAEVSPDERLVAVPADDGWTRVYRIADGVRVASLRGHDGPPICAAFSPDGRRLATGSWDDSVAIHDTASFELVTRIRGINDVICALAFSQSGRELVTAHYSGALVRWDATSGQILNVLGAHHGSAKGLCRGPAGTYLSGGRDGEILRSGGAGAASRWPVARTIVNDVALDPSGRRVASASRDHGVRVHDAESGAVIARYDAHPCSVKTVTWSHDGARVAAGYYDGSILLWEPELGTAKIVSPVQGHSVSQVSFLRDGRLVISSWNPEGQVVLTDADGNVREIVGGADAAEVAA